In Vigna unguiculata cultivar IT97K-499-35 chromosome 3, ASM411807v1, whole genome shotgun sequence, a single genomic region encodes these proteins:
- the LOC114175658 gene encoding uncharacterized protein LOC114175658: MHHAKTDSEVTSLDASSTTRSPRRAVYYVQSPSHDGEKTTTSLHSTPVLSPMGSPPHSHSSSSRFSGSRKINNNHHRNHKLPWNKDIDVIEEEGLLQNEDRHRALSRRYYFLAFVLGFFLLFSLFSLILWGASRPMKPNVLIKSIKFDHLRVQAGSDSTGVATDMITLNSTVRFTYRNTGTFFGVHVTSTPLDLSFSEIVIATGNLKKFYQSRKSQRVVSVAVMGNKIPLYGSGASLSSTTGVPTVPVPLRLSFVIRSRAYVLGRLVKPKYYKSVECSINLDPKKINVSLSLKHSCTYD; this comes from the exons ATGCATCATGCGAAGACAGACTCCGAGGTGACAAGCCTCGACGCGTCCTCCACCACCAGGTCTCCACGGCGAGCGGTGTACTACGTTCAGAGCCCTTCCCACGATGGAGAGAAAACAACGACGTCGTTGCATTCAACGCCGGTGCTCAGCCCCATGGGTTCTCCTCCTCACTCTCACTCCTCCTCCAGCCGTTTCTCCGGTTCACGCAAGATCAACAACAACCACCACCGCAACCACAAGCTGCCGTGGAACAAGGACATCGACGTCATCGAAGAGGAGGGCCTTCTCCAAAACGAAGATCGCCACCGCGCGCTCTCTCGCCGCTACTATTTCCTCGCCTTCGTTCTCGgcttcttcctcctcttctctctcttctctctcatcCTCTGGGGCGCCAGCAGACCCATGAAGCCCAATGTCCTCATCAAG AGCATCAAATTCGACCATCTCAGAGTTCAAGCGGGCTCCGATTCCACCGGCGTCGCCACCGACATGATCACCTTGAATTCCACCGTCAGATTCACTTATCGCAACACCGGAACATTCTTCGGGGTCCATGTCACATCCACTCCTCTGGATCTGTCCTTTTCAGAAATTGTGATTGCCACAGGAAAT TTGAAGAAGTTTTATCAGTCAAGAAAGAGTCAGAGAGTAGTGAGTGTTGCAGTGATGGGGAACAAGATCCCTCTGTATGGAAGTGGTGCAAGCTTGAGCAGCACAACGGGTGTGCCTACGGTGCCTGTGCCATTGAGATTGAGCTTTGTGATTCGATCCAGAGCATACGTTCTTGGGAGATTGGTGAAGCCGAAGTACTACAAGAGTGTTGAATGTTCCATCAATTTGGATCCCAAGAAGATCAATGTTTCACTTTCGCTCAAGCATTCTTGCACCTATGATTGA
- the LOC114176068 gene encoding uncharacterized protein LOC114176068, whose protein sequence is MEKEQLDFVLVPLGLLVFLMYHIWLVYSIVHNPLRTVIGLNAESRHQWVLAIMSEPMKNGVLAVQTIRNNIMASTLLSTTAITLSSLIGIFASSAWNSDEPFIPYGNTSLKHISVTICFLIAFLCNVQSIRYYCHVSFLITAPTLRDKREYMEYIAVTLNRGSHAWSIGLRAFYLSFAFFLWIYGPIAMFACCCLTSLVLFFLDTTAKITRNLHSNSFRKERGTHDVESVVEPHYHPLPADNLYQNSDVNHV, encoded by the exons ATGGAGAAGGAGCAGCTTGATTTTGTTCTGGTGCCGTTGGGTCTGCTGGTGTTCCTCATGTACCATATCTGGCTTGTCTATTCCATCGTGCACAACCCTCTTCGAACTGTTATTGGCCTTAATGCAGAGTCTCGTCATCAATGGGTTCTCGCCATCATGAGT GAACCGATGAAAAATGGGGTTCTGGCAGTGCAAACTATTCGCAACAATATCATGGCATCTACTCTTCTATCTACAACAGCCATCACACTGAGTTCACTTATTGGCATTTTTGCTAGCAGTGCCTGGAACAGTGACGAGCCTTTCATACCTTATGGTAATACTTCACTCAAACATATTTCTGTCACCATTTGCTTCCTCATTGCATTCTTATGCAATGTGCAGTCCATAAGATACTATTGCCATGTAAGTTTCTTGATCACTGCACCAACACTCAGAGACAAAAGGGAGTACATGGAATACATTGCTGTGACTTTGAATCGTGGGAGCCATGCTTGGTCTATTGGGCTTCGAGCGTTTTACCTCTCATTTGCATTCTTCCTCTGGATCTATGGGCCAATAGCCATGTTTGCATGCTGCTGCTTGACGTCACTGGTTTTGTTCTTCTTGGATACAACAGCTAAAATCACGAGGAATCTTCATAGTAACTCATTCAGAAAAGAAAGGGGAACCCATGATGTAGAGTCTGTTGTGGAACCACATTATCATCCTTTACCTGCTGACAATTTGTATCAAAACTCAGATGTCAATCATGTATGA
- the LOC114176488 gene encoding uncharacterized protein LOC114176488, giving the protein MEVDELDYVLVPLGVLVLGIYHVWLLCTIIRYPSHTVIGLNAQSRHQWVLSIMADPLKNGVLGVQTIRNNIMASTLLATTAITLSSLIGVFANYESDTKLVYGNKTSLNSSIKRLCISLCFLVAFLCNVQSIRYYAQVSFLITTHALKSQRDFIEYAARSLNRGSYSWSLGLRAFYFSFPLVLWIYGPIPMFACSCFTSFILYFLDTTTQITRDLHTKSFNKKETGDTTEAA; this is encoded by the exons ATGGAAGTAGATGAACTGGACTACGTGTTGGTGCCTCTGGGTGTGTTGGTTTTGGGAATCTATCACGTTTGGCTTCTCTGCACTATAATTCGGTACCCATCTCACACAGTCATTGGCTTGAATGCTCAGTCTCGTCATCAATGGGTTCTTTCCATCATGGCT GATCCTTTGAAAAACGGGGTTTTGGGAGTTCAAACAATCCGCAACAATATCATGGCATCTACCCTTCTTGCTACAACAGCAATAACTCTTAGTTCACTTATTGGCGTTTTTGCAAACTATGAATCAGATACAAAACTAGTTTATGGCAACAAAACTTCCCTTAATTCTTCAATCAAACGCCTCTGCATCTCACTGTGTTTCCTTGTTGCGTTTCTGTGTAATGTGCAATCTATCAGATACTATGCACAAGTGAGCTTCTTGATCACCACACACGCACTGAAAAGCCAAAGAGATTTTATAGAATATGCTGCAAGATCCTTAAACCGAGGGAGTTATTCTTGGTCTCTAGGGTTGCGTGCCTTCTACTTTTCATTTCCTCTTGTCCTTTGGATTTATGGGCCAATACCTATGTTTGCTTGTTCCTGTTTCACATCATTTATTTTGTACTTCTTGGACACAACCACTCAAATCACACGAGATCTTCACACCAAGTCATTCAATAAGAAGGAAACTGGGGACACCACAGAAGCAGCATAG
- the LOC114175594 gene encoding pentatricopeptide repeat-containing protein At3g61520, mitochondrial-like → MLVQSKLLRLRRIHRLLPSTFSSLRRCHSDSPSPSRKDHELTVTQVVEHLQNPPNHWDYDTLRPFLFESSHYLLLITLRLNSIPKALDFINYLRGRTEHHQALSCVFEGALELASQHPNSQKELLMLHSYRKSNGDNIALTSRSAFLLLKCLGEAQMVDDSLLLFKELNSSSKSSGVCNELLKGLFKSGRIDDALHVLDEMLERDSDFPPDDFTGEVVFGVLGKQEQHGRSFADKEIVGLVTKLCEHGVFPDAFKLTQMITKMCRHRKNGVAWEVLHAVMRLGGAVAVKAASCNALLAGLGRERDTQRMNKLMAEMEEMGIKPSVVTFGILVNHLCKARRIDEALEVFDKLRGKGEGNNRFDVEPDVVLFNTLIDGLCKVGREEHGLSLLEKMKTTKQSRPNAITYNCLIDGFCKAGNIGKARMLYSQMIEEGVQPSVVTLNTLVNGLCKHGKVHKAVEFFSEMKGKGLQGNVVTYTALISAFCGVNNIDKAMQYFDEMLTSGCSPDAIVYYSLINGLSIAGRMDDASVVVSRLKRAGFGLDVACYNVLINGFCKKKKLERVYEMLNEMEETGVKPDIVTYNTLVSYLGKIGDFATASKVMKRMRKEGLQPSVVTYGAIIHAYCLKENVDEAMKIFEEMCSKSKVPPNTVIYSILIDALCKNSNVERAVSLMDDMKIKGVRPNTTTYNAIFKGVRDKKMLHKAFELMDRMIEDACSPDYITMEILTEWFNAVGEIEKLKCFVEGYPVSSSSASPPTSNCML, encoded by the coding sequence ATGTTGGTACAATCGAAGCTCCTCCGTCTCCGCCGCATCCACCGGCTGCTGCCGTCCACGTTTTCCTCTCTGCGGCGCTGCCACAGCGATTCACCTTCTCCTTCGCGAAAAGACCACGAATTGACGGTGACCCAAGTTGTGGAACATCTTCAAAACCCGCCCAATCATTGGGACTACGATACACTTCGTCCCTTTCTCTTCGAATCCTCACACTATCTCCTCCTTATCACTCTTCGCTTAAACTCCATTCCCAAAGCCCTCGATTTTATCAATTACCTCAGAGGCAGAACAGAGCACCACCAAGCCCTCTCTTGTGTGTTCGAAGGCGCTCTTGAACTCGCTTCGCAGCACCCTAATTCGCAGAAAGAGCTTCTCATGCTTCATAGTTACAGAAAATCCAATGGTGATAACATTGCTCTCACTTCGAGATCTGCTTTCCTCCTTTTGAAGTGCCTCGGGGAGGCCCAAATGGTGGACGATTCGCTTCTTCTGTTCAAGGAGCTCAACTCTTCTTCCAAAAGTTCTGGAGTTTGCAACGAATTGCTTAAGGGGTTGTTTAAATCTGGTCGCATTGATGATGCGCTCCACGTGCTTGACGAAATGCTTGAACGGGATTCTGATTTTCCTCCTGATGATTTCACTGGTGAAGTTGTTTTTGGGGTATTGGGGAAGCAGGAGCAACATGGAAGAAGCTTTGCTGATAAAGAAATTGTGGGGTTGGTTACCAAGCTGTGTGAGCACGGGGTTTTCCCTGATGCGTTTAAGCTTACCCAAATGATAACGAAGATGTGCCGACACCGAAAGAATGGTGTGGCGTGGGAGGTTTTGCATGCTGTGATGAGATTGGGTGGTGCAGTTGCGGTTAAAGCTGCGTCCTGCAATGCTCTGTTAGCTGGGTTGGGAAGGGAAAGGGACACTCAGCGGATGAATAAACTGATGGCAGAAATGGAAGAGATGGGGATAAAGCCCAGTGTTGTGACCTTTGGGATTCTTGTTAATCATTTGTGCAAAGCTAGGAGGATTGATGAGGCGCTGGAGGTGTTTGATAAGTTGAGAGGCAAAGGAGAAGGTAATAATAGGTTTGATGTTGAGCCTGATGTGGTCTTGTTTAATACTTTGATTGATGGACTTTGTAAAGTTGGTAGAGAAGAGCATGGTTTGAGTTTGTTGGAAAAGATGAAAACAACGAAGCAAAGTAGGCCAAATGCAATTACATATAATTGTTTGATTGACGGGTTCTGTAAAGCTGGTAACATTGGCAAGGCTCGCATGCTATATAGTCAGATGATTGAGGAAGGAGTTCAACCAAGTGTGGTCACCCTCAATACATTGGTTAATGGTTTGTGCAAACATGGAAAGGTCCACAAAGCAGTTGAGTTTTTCAGTGAGATGAAAGGAAAGGGGTTGCAGGGAAATGTTGTTACTTATACTGCGCTGATATCTGCCTTCTGTGGTGTGAATAATATTGATAAAGCCATGCAATATTTCGATGAAATGTTGACTTCTGGATGCTCTCCAGATGCAATTGTTTACTATAGTTTAATAAATGGTTTAAGCATTGCTGGAAGGATGGATGATGCCAGTGTAGTTGTGTCAAGGTTGAAGCGGGCTGGGTTTGGTCTTGACGTAGCCTGCTATAATGTCCTCATCAATGGATTCTGTAAGAAGAAGAAGCTGGAAAGAGTTTATGAAATGCTTAATGAAATGGAAGAAACTGGGGTTAAGCCTGATATTGTAACTTATAACACTTTGGTTTCCTACCTCGGTAAAATTGGAGATTTTGCAACTGCCAGTAAGGTGATGAAAAGGATGAGGAAAGAGGGTCTTCAGCCTTCTGTTGTGACGTATGGAGCAATTATACATGCATATTGTTTAAAGGAGAATGTTGATGAGGCCATGAAAATATTTGAGGAAATGTGTTCCAAATCTAAGGTTCCCCCGAACACTGTGATTTACAGTATCTTAATAGATGCTCTGTGCAAGAATAGCAATGTAGAAAGGGCTGTTTCTTTGATGGATGACATGAAAATAAAGGGAGTTCGACCCAATACAACAACTTATAATGCTATTTTCAAGGGAGTTCGGGATAAGAAAATGTTGCATAAAGCATTTGAACTTATGGACAGAATGATTGAAGACGCATGCAGTCCTGATTATATAACCATGGAGATTCTTACTGAATGGTTTAATGCGGTTGGTGAAATAGAAAAACTGAAATGTTTTGTTGAAGGGTATCCGGTCTCATCTTCTTCTGCATCTCCGCCAACTTCAAATTGTATGCTTTAG